In the Flavobacterium pallidum genome, one interval contains:
- a CDS encoding anhydro-N-acetylmuramic acid kinase yields the protein MKKENYNVIGVMSGTSLDGVDLAHIFFEEEDAKWRFEILECETVAYDCAWVSRLKAAVDFNTSELENLNRDYTGLLGKIISDFISKNKLTPNAVCSHGHTILHQPQNGFTLQIGNLPEIAAVCGQKVICDFRVQDVRLGGQGAPLVPIGDRILFSDYDYCLNLGGFSNVSFEENGKRIAFDISPVNTVLNFYANRFGKDFDDRGKISASGEIDEDLLEALNNLDFYKKAYPKSLGFEYVKQTVIPLIESFPISDENKMRTFSEHIAFQIASALPQKNGKLLITGGGAYNDFLVKRMQYFLPEMQIIIPDKKTLEFKEALIFALLGILKLRGEINVLSSVTGAAHDHCSGVVFS from the coding sequence ATGAAAAAAGAAAACTATAACGTTATCGGGGTGATGTCCGGAACGTCATTGGACGGTGTCGACCTGGCCCATATATTTTTTGAGGAAGAGGACGCGAAATGGCGGTTTGAGATCCTTGAATGCGAAACGGTTGCTTATGATTGTGCATGGGTTTCAAGATTAAAGGCGGCTGTTGATTTCAATACTTCGGAATTGGAAAACCTCAATAGGGACTATACCGGTTTACTCGGAAAAATCATTTCCGATTTTATATCCAAAAACAAACTTACTCCGAATGCTGTCTGTTCCCATGGGCATACGATTTTACACCAGCCTCAAAATGGATTCACGCTGCAAATCGGTAACCTGCCTGAAATTGCTGCGGTTTGCGGGCAGAAGGTAATCTGTGATTTCCGCGTACAGGATGTCAGATTGGGAGGGCAGGGAGCGCCATTAGTGCCGATTGGCGACCGTATTTTATTTTCGGATTATGATTATTGCCTGAACCTCGGCGGATTTTCCAATGTATCGTTTGAGGAAAATGGAAAGCGGATCGCGTTTGATATTTCGCCGGTAAACACGGTATTGAATTTTTATGCGAACCGTTTTGGAAAAGATTTTGATGATCGGGGTAAGATTTCGGCTTCAGGAGAAATAGATGAAGATTTGCTGGAAGCGCTCAACAACCTGGATTTTTATAAAAAGGCCTACCCCAAATCACTCGGATTTGAATACGTAAAGCAAACGGTAATCCCGTTAATTGAAAGCTTTCCCATTTCCGATGAAAATAAAATGCGGACATTTTCTGAACATATCGCGTTCCAGATTGCATCGGCTTTACCTCAAAAAAACGGAAAGTTGCTCATCACCGGCGGAGGCGCTTACAATGATTTCCTTGTAAAGCGGATGCAGTATTTTTTGCCGGAAATGCAGATCATTATTCCCGATAAAAAAACATTGGAATTCAAGGAAGCGTTGATCTTTGCTTTGCTTGGCATCTTGAAACTCCGGGGCGAAATCAATGTTCTTTCCAGTGTAACCGGTGCCGCGCATGACCATTGCAGCGGGGTGGTTTTCAGCTGA
- a CDS encoding tetratricopeptide repeat-containing sensor histidine kinase — translation MKRYHIDILVIPFLLLFGTHAASAQFEKKIDSLKAALIKYEAGKSKDPSRYGAMADTTKADILYSMAVNYGNLFSPQAGVYGQKSLQLSEKIGYSKGISQALNLLGNEEAMKSNYPLAMQYIQRALKIAEETNDLQGQADYNGNIGMFYAKLSKYPEAISYMMKSLQIAKRRNDSFSIAGNYNNIGVMYSEQGKYEEALKSYAECLKVQLKTKDYYNSSTSYQNIGDSYFDCNKPAQAMSYFKKALDIAAKYGNKQTAALSYIGIGKIYNTKHENDKALENHLTALKICQEIQDAYGISSVLLHIANDYFGKRDYANALRYVGRSLPMTLRNGELDLTKRAYELNSMIYKALGNYKSAYENQMLFKQTADSIFNYEKEKKFTQLQMSYDFRIVQDSIRAVHQRKELIAKKEVSYQKSIRNSIMIGMSVVVLFLIVLMIQRNKIAQIKKQKALEEERNRISRELHDDLGAQLSTARMFLSSLNANKIPGDFTQTVSTSLELLDSSIADLRKIMGDMHTPILMEKGYLAATEILVNKVNLLHVIKFTLTHHKIDKIGDANVEHQLYRITQELINNTLKYAQAKNVSLDILKRDGQIVLMYEDDGIGYDITRIHRGHGLDNIQKRAESVGGTAEFDSMPGAGARTIIEIPLP, via the coding sequence ATGAAAAGATATCACATTGATATACTTGTCATCCCTTTTTTATTGCTTTTTGGCACGCATGCTGCTTCGGCTCAATTCGAGAAAAAAATCGACAGCCTCAAGGCCGCATTGATAAAATATGAGGCCGGTAAAAGCAAAGATCCTTCCAGATACGGCGCTATGGCCGATACGACAAAGGCGGACATATTATACAGTATGGCAGTCAATTACGGCAACCTGTTTTCGCCTCAGGCTGGTGTTTATGGACAGAAAAGCCTGCAATTATCCGAAAAAATCGGTTACAGCAAAGGCATATCGCAAGCCCTAAACCTGTTGGGCAATGAAGAAGCGATGAAAAGCAATTACCCTCTTGCGATGCAATACATCCAAAGGGCACTTAAAATTGCAGAAGAAACCAATGATCTACAGGGACAGGCAGATTATAACGGTAACATCGGGATGTTTTATGCAAAATTATCCAAGTATCCGGAAGCCATTAGTTACATGATGAAGTCGCTGCAAATTGCCAAACGCCGCAACGATAGTTTTTCTATCGCGGGCAATTATAATAACATCGGTGTGATGTACAGCGAGCAGGGAAAATATGAAGAGGCACTAAAAAGCTATGCCGAGTGCCTTAAAGTGCAGTTAAAAACGAAAGACTATTATAACAGCAGTACCAGTTACCAGAATATCGGCGACAGCTATTTCGACTGCAATAAACCTGCTCAAGCAATGTCCTATTTTAAAAAAGCGCTCGACATTGCTGCAAAGTATGGCAATAAGCAGACGGCTGCACTGAGTTATATCGGGATTGGGAAAATCTACAATACAAAACACGAGAATGACAAAGCACTTGAAAACCATCTTACAGCGCTTAAGATTTGCCAGGAAATTCAGGACGCATACGGCATTTCAAGTGTTTTACTGCACATTGCGAACGATTATTTTGGAAAGCGCGATTATGCAAATGCACTCCGTTACGTCGGGAGAAGCCTTCCGATGACGCTTAGAAACGGGGAGCTTGACCTGACCAAACGGGCTTACGAACTGAACTCAATGATTTACAAGGCGCTAGGGAATTATAAGTCCGCTTATGAAAATCAAATGCTTTTCAAGCAAACCGCCGATTCGATTTTCAATTATGAAAAGGAGAAGAAGTTTACGCAGCTGCAGATGAGTTATGATTTCAGGATCGTCCAGGATTCGATCAGGGCGGTACACCAACGCAAAGAACTCATTGCAAAAAAGGAAGTCAGTTACCAAAAATCCATCAGGAATTCGATAATGATCGGGATGAGCGTGGTAGTACTTTTCCTGATTGTGCTGATGATTCAACGGAATAAAATCGCACAAATTAAAAAGCAGAAAGCCCTGGAAGAAGAACGCAACCGGATCAGCAGGGAATTACATGACGATCTGGGCGCACAACTTTCGACGGCGCGGATGTTCCTGAGCAGTTTAAATGCGAATAAGATTCCGGGCGACTTTACGCAAACCGTCAGCACATCATTAGAACTCCTGGATTCCTCAATTGCTGATTTGCGGAAAATCATGGGCGACATGCACACCCCGATCCTGATGGAGAAGGGATATCTTGCCGCTACTGAAATCCTTGTGAATAAAGTCAATTTGTTACACGTTATTAAATTCACGCTGACACATCATAAAATAGACAAAATAGGCGATGCAAATGTAGAACACCAACTCTACCGCATCACGCAGGAACTCATCAACAACACGCTTAAATATGCGCAGGCCAAAAACGTATCGCTGGACATCTTAAAACGTGACGGGCAGATTGTCCTGATGTATGAAGATGACGGAATCGGATATGACATTACCAGAATACACCGCGGGCATGGTTTGGATAACATTCAAAAGAGGGCTGAATCAGTTGGCGGGACTGCCGAATTTGATTCGATGCCGGGAGCTGGCGCACGGACCATTATTGAAATTCCTTTGCCCTGA
- a CDS encoding Glu/Leu/Phe/Val dehydrogenase dimerization domain-containing protein: MTDLIKKFEDKSPEIVFNWKDSETEAEGWTVINSLRGGAAGGGTRMRKGLDMNEVLSLAKTMEIKFSVSGPAIGGAKSGINFDPNDPRKKGVLQRWYKAVSPLLKSYYGTGGDLNVDEIHEVIPMTEECGVWHPQEGVFNGHFKPTEADKINRIGQLRQGVVKVIENPFFSPDVAQKYTVADMITGYGVAQAVRHYYDIFGGNIEGKKAIIQGFGNVGSAAAFYLAAMHVKIVGIIDREGGVINPDGFSFEEIKNLFLNKDGNKLVAENMISSEEINTQIWNLGAEIFAPCAASRLVTQDQVDNMIASGLEVISCGANVPFADKEIFFGPIMQNVDSKASLIPDFISNCGMARVFAYFMEKKVQMTDEAIFLDTSETIRKAIANVHSKNPRKTNISAAAYEIALSQLL, translated from the coding sequence ATGACAGACTTAATTAAGAAATTTGAAGATAAATCACCTGAAATCGTATTCAACTGGAAAGATTCCGAAACCGAAGCCGAAGGCTGGACGGTGATTAACTCGCTTCGCGGCGGCGCTGCAGGTGGAGGGACAAGGATGCGTAAGGGACTCGATATGAACGAGGTTTTATCATTGGCCAAAACGATGGAAATAAAATTTTCCGTTTCAGGGCCTGCCATCGGCGGTGCCAAAAGCGGTATTAATTTTGACCCGAATGATCCGCGTAAAAAAGGCGTTTTGCAACGTTGGTACAAAGCCGTTTCGCCGTTGCTGAAAAGCTACTACGGTACAGGTGGCGATTTAAATGTTGATGAAATCCACGAAGTCATCCCTATGACAGAAGAATGTGGCGTGTGGCATCCGCAGGAAGGGGTCTTTAACGGCCATTTCAAACCTACGGAAGCCGATAAGATCAACCGCATCGGCCAATTGAGGCAGGGTGTTGTAAAAGTGATTGAGAACCCATTTTTCTCACCGGATGTCGCACAGAAATATACCGTTGCCGATATGATTACCGGTTATGGGGTAGCCCAGGCGGTACGTCATTATTACGATATTTTCGGTGGAAATATAGAAGGCAAGAAAGCCATTATCCAGGGATTCGGCAATGTAGGTTCGGCAGCGGCATTTTACCTTGCGGCGATGCATGTGAAGATTGTCGGGATCATCGATCGTGAAGGCGGTGTGATCAACCCGGACGGATTTTCTTTTGAAGAGATCAAAAACCTGTTCCTTAATAAGGATGGTAATAAACTGGTGGCTGAAAATATGATTTCATCAGAAGAAATCAATACCCAGATCTGGAACCTGGGAGCCGAAATTTTCGCGCCGTGCGCAGCGTCAAGGCTTGTTACACAAGATCAGGTTGACAACATGATTGCTTCCGGGCTTGAAGTCATTTCCTGCGGCGCCAACGTGCCTTTTGCAGATAAGGAAATTTTCTTCGGACCGATTATGCAAAACGTTGACAGTAAAGCAAGCCTGATTCCGGATTTCATTTCGAACTGCGGAATGGCCAGGGTTTTCGCCTATTTTATGGAAAAGAAAGTACAGATGACCGACGAGGCCATTTTCCTTGATACTTCGGAGACGATCAGGAAAGCCATTGCCAATGTGCATTCGAAGAATCCCCGAAAGACGAATATCAGCGCTGCCGCATATGAGATTGCGTTGTCGCAGTTGCTTTAA
- a CDS encoding energy transducer TonB — MNNTQNLIAETDSVSNKKKSLIYTGILFAAFFLLLFFLHMTSAKMQEIEGGGGGGGGEVAVNFGNSDTGAGDNYESKDLDLPASKPVKEQTTAQEDIVTDDTQNDVPAVVTVKKPKDEPKKPEAKPVETPKPKPSKATNDALSNLLNGNSKGGDGDDKSGGNKGSSNGTADSRGYSGSGGSGTGTGGGNGSGDGIGNGSGYGPGSGSGSGGGVGSGVGNGNGSWKLAGRKLSSSNKIAQDCNEYGTVVVEVTVNKQGNVIGCKYVKGTTNTDPCLIQPAYKTARTYKWLPKDDAPEKQVGTIVINFKQS, encoded by the coding sequence ATGAATAATACCCAAAACCTTATCGCAGAAACGGATTCTGTTTCAAACAAGAAGAAATCCTTGATTTATACGGGAATTTTATTTGCGGCATTTTTTTTACTGCTTTTCTTCCTGCACATGACTTCTGCTAAAATGCAAGAAATCGAAGGCGGAGGCGGTGGTGGAGGCGGTGAAGTGGCCGTAAATTTCGGGAACAGCGATACGGGTGCAGGAGACAATTATGAATCCAAAGACCTAGATTTGCCTGCTTCGAAGCCGGTGAAGGAACAAACCACGGCACAGGAAGACATCGTCACCGATGACACTCAAAATGATGTTCCAGCCGTTGTTACAGTAAAAAAACCTAAGGACGAACCTAAGAAGCCGGAAGCAAAACCAGTCGAAACGCCGAAGCCAAAACCTTCAAAAGCCACGAATGACGCGCTGTCAAATCTGTTAAACGGCAACAGCAAAGGTGGTGACGGTGATGACAAATCAGGAGGTAACAAAGGAAGCAGTAACGGTACTGCGGATTCACGGGGCTACAGTGGCTCAGGCGGTAGCGGTACGGGAACCGGCGGTGGCAATGGCAGCGGGGACGGAATAGGCAATGGCTCCGGTTATGGTCCGGGTTCAGGCTCAGGTTCCGGTGGTGGTGTTGGTAGTGGTGTCGGAAATGGCAATGGAAGTTGGAAATTGGCTGGGCGTAAACTCAGCAGCAGCAATAAGATTGCGCAGGATTGCAATGAATATGGAACAGTTGTAGTTGAAGTCACTGTTAACAAACAAGGCAACGTTATCGGATGTAAATATGTAAAAGGAACCACAAATACCGATCCCTGCCTTATTCAACCTGCATATAAAACAGCCAGGACTTACAAATGGCTGCCTAAAGATGATGCGCCAGAGAAACAGGTCGGAACTATCGTTATCAATTTCAAACAGAGTTAA
- a CDS encoding bifunctional folylpolyglutamate synthase/dihydrofolate synthase codes for MDYRQTVDWMFRQLPMYQHQGASAYKADLANTILLSAHLGFPERNLKCIHVAGTNGKGSTSHLLASVFQEAGYKTGLYTSPHLKDFRERIKINGIEIPESFVVDFIAANRTFFESHSLSFFEMTVGLALDYFKKEQTDIAIIEVGMGGRLDSTNIITPMVSVITNIGLDHMQFLGDSIPKIASEKAGIIKHNIPVVIGEYTSESRAVFTGKAKEMQSDIYFASDAIMKDYPSALLGDYQKHNKKTVLQTLEVVNGIGDFPVSEEQIKKGFINVIANTGLQGRWQQLGEKPLIIADTAHNSHGLEIVMQQVLRQQYQRLHIVMGVVNDKDLDSVLPLFPKTAVYYFTKPNIPRGLDAGVLQVAASKFGLIGNVYHSVQGAYEAALHAADPEDFIYIGGSTFVVAEIL; via the coding sequence ATGGATTACCGCCAAACGGTAGACTGGATGTTCAGACAGCTCCCTATGTACCAGCATCAGGGCGCTTCTGCCTACAAAGCGGACCTTGCCAATACCATTTTATTATCAGCACATTTGGGTTTTCCTGAAAGAAATCTGAAATGCATCCATGTAGCCGGGACGAATGGCAAAGGCTCGACCTCACATTTACTGGCTTCCGTGTTCCAGGAGGCGGGTTATAAAACCGGTTTGTATACTTCACCCCATTTGAAGGATTTCCGCGAACGGATTAAGATCAACGGAATCGAAATTCCAGAATCCTTTGTTGTGGATTTTATAGCAGCTAACAGAACTTTTTTTGAATCCCATTCGCTGAGTTTCTTCGAAATGACTGTCGGCCTGGCTTTGGATTATTTCAAAAAAGAGCAAACCGATATCGCCATCATTGAAGTGGGTATGGGCGGAAGGCTTGATTCCACAAATATCATTACGCCGATGGTTTCCGTCATTACAAACATTGGTTTGGACCACATGCAGTTTTTAGGAGATAGTATTCCAAAAATTGCTTCGGAAAAAGCCGGAATCATCAAACACAATATTCCTGTTGTTATTGGGGAATATACCTCAGAGAGCAGGGCTGTTTTTACAGGCAAAGCCAAAGAAATGCAATCGGATATTTATTTTGCGTCCGATGCCATTATGAAAGATTACCCGTCCGCACTTTTGGGTGACTACCAAAAGCACAACAAAAAAACGGTACTGCAAACACTGGAAGTCGTAAACGGAATAGGCGATTTTCCTGTTTCAGAGGAGCAAATCAAAAAGGGATTTATAAATGTCATTGCAAATACCGGGTTGCAGGGAAGATGGCAGCAGCTCGGAGAAAAACCACTCATCATTGCCGATACGGCACACAACAGCCACGGGTTGGAGATTGTAATGCAACAGGTTTTGAGGCAGCAATACCAGCGATTGCATATCGTGATGGGTGTTGTAAATGATAAGGATCTGGATTCCGTTTTGCCATTATTCCCGAAAACGGCAGTGTATTATTTTACAAAACCAAACATTCCCCGTGGCCTTGATGCTGGTGTCCTTCAGGTAGCTGCGTCCAAATTCGGCCTTATCGGGAATGTATATCATTCTGTGCAAGGAGCTTATGAAGCGGCTTTACATGCTGCTGATCCAGAAGATTTCATTTACATAGGCGGCAGTACTTTTGTCGTCGCCGAAATTTTATAA
- a CDS encoding pirin family protein produces MLDIVIESRTAAISESMKVQRILPFRQRRMIGPFIFMDHAGPVSNLPANPKSLDVLPHPHIGLSTVSYLFGGQVTHRDSLGVKQIIRPGEVNWMTAGSGISHSERFEDPAALVGGLEMIQTWVALPEKDEEADPEFDNYSADRLPVFTDKGIWMRLIAGEAYGLKNDVKTKSPMFYLHVVLQQGARFGLPKEHSERSFYIVNGSVEVSGVKYSKGQMLVFTKGVDPLIIALETATLMLLGGEPLGDRYIWWNFVSSRKERIEQAKEDWKQGRIVLPPNDNLEYIPLPDDPSKPAGGPRPDPLS; encoded by the coding sequence ATGTTAGACATCGTAATTGAGTCCCGGACTGCAGCGATCAGCGAATCCATGAAAGTGCAGCGGATCCTGCCATTCCGGCAACGAAGGATGATCGGGCCTTTTATCTTCATGGATCATGCAGGACCCGTTTCAAACCTGCCTGCTAACCCTAAGTCACTCGATGTACTGCCCCATCCGCATATCGGCTTATCAACGGTGAGTTATTTATTTGGTGGACAGGTCACACACCGCGACAGCCTCGGCGTAAAGCAGATCATCCGTCCGGGAGAGGTCAATTGGATGACTGCAGGAAGCGGCATTTCCCATTCCGAAAGGTTTGAAGATCCTGCGGCTCTGGTCGGTGGACTGGAAATGATACAAACCTGGGTTGCTCTGCCTGAAAAAGACGAGGAAGCCGATCCGGAGTTTGATAATTACAGCGCAGACCGCCTTCCTGTTTTTACTGATAAAGGCATCTGGATGCGCCTCATTGCCGGTGAAGCATATGGTTTAAAAAACGACGTTAAAACAAAATCGCCCATGTTTTATCTTCATGTTGTATTGCAGCAGGGCGCAAGATTCGGATTACCCAAAGAACATTCCGAAAGATCGTTTTATATCGTGAATGGCAGTGTGGAAGTATCGGGCGTGAAGTATAGCAAAGGCCAGATGCTGGTTTTTACCAAAGGGGTCGATCCACTGATCATCGCGTTGGAAACCGCTACACTGATGCTGCTTGGCGGCGAGCCTTTGGGCGACCGTTACATCTGGTGGAATTTCGTATCCTCCCGAAAAGAACGCATAGAACAGGCAAAAGAAGATTGGAAACAGGGGCGTATCGTATTGCCCCCAAATGACAACCTGGAATACATTCCGTTACCCGATGACCCTTCGAAACCGGCGGGCGGACCAAGGCCGGATCCGCTGTCGTGA
- a CDS encoding NAD(P)-dependent alcohol dehydrogenase, with amino-acid sequence METKSTKAFGTDAPEADLKPLTIQRRTVNPTDVEIEILYCGVCHSDLHTARNDWGWTTYPVVPGHEIVGRVTNVGSEVTKFKVGDLAGVGCLVDSCQTCNSCKQSLEQYCQNGWVGTYGGHDKYLDQPTHGGYSESITVTEGFVLKVPENLNLAAVAPLLCAGITTWSPLRHWNVGKDSKVAVVGLGGLGHMAIKLAKGLGASVTLFSRTPGKIEEAKSLGADEVIISTDDSQMESVAGKFDVIIDTVPYVHDINPYVATLNISGTLVLVGYLGGLDPILNSVPMILGRKSVAGSLIGGIKETQEMLDFCGEHNIVSEIEMIKMQDINEAYERLLKADVKYRFVIDMASLKS; translated from the coding sequence ATGGAAACAAAAAGCACAAAAGCCTTCGGCACCGATGCACCCGAAGCAGACCTAAAACCATTGACCATCCAGCGCCGCACCGTAAACCCGACCGACGTTGAAATCGAGATACTCTACTGTGGTGTCTGCCACTCCGACTTGCACACGGCCCGCAACGACTGGGGCTGGACAACATATCCGGTAGTTCCGGGCCATGAAATCGTTGGACGTGTTACCAATGTAGGCAGTGAAGTGACCAAATTCAAGGTCGGCGATTTAGCCGGTGTCGGTTGCCTCGTTGATTCGTGTCAAACCTGCAACAGCTGTAAACAATCCCTGGAGCAATATTGCCAGAATGGTTGGGTGGGCACTTACGGCGGACACGATAAATACCTTGACCAGCCTACACACGGCGGTTATTCTGAAAGCATTACTGTCACAGAAGGCTTTGTTTTAAAAGTCCCTGAAAATTTAAACCTTGCCGCTGTGGCACCGTTACTTTGCGCCGGTATTACGACATGGTCGCCGTTGAGGCACTGGAACGTTGGCAAAGACAGTAAAGTGGCGGTGGTTGGACTGGGCGGTTTAGGCCATATGGCCATCAAACTCGCAAAAGGACTGGGCGCATCGGTCACTTTATTTTCGAGAACCCCGGGTAAAATCGAAGAAGCCAAATCGCTTGGTGCTGATGAAGTCATCATCTCTACCGACGATTCCCAAATGGAATCCGTTGCCGGAAAATTTGACGTGATCATTGATACGGTACCGTATGTACATGACATCAATCCGTACGTTGCCACATTAAATATCAGCGGAACATTAGTGCTAGTGGGTTATTTAGGCGGTTTGGACCCAATCTTAAATTCTGTCCCTATGATTTTGGGAAGGAAATCCGTTGCGGGTTCATTGATCGGAGGGATTAAGGAAACCCAGGAGATGCTTGATTTCTGTGGGGAGCATAACATCGTTTCAGAAATTGAAATGATTAAGATGCAGGATATCAATGAAGCTTATGAGCGGCTTTTAAAAGCGGATGTGAAATACCGTTTTGTGATTGATATGGCATCCTTAAAAAGCTAA
- a CDS encoding TetR/AcrR family transcriptional regulator: MARTVEFNEAETIEKAMNVFWEKGYHGTSMQDLVEAMQINRSSLYNTIGDKHCLFLKCISNYAEAGMAEVKAKAARETSALQAIINIIRDKAAWVVDCEKGCLGVKTIFEIAPEDAQVRNLLNKNNEMYLEFLTSLVQKAIDDKELDSREDAALVAEYIMTTFTGWKQAYILHGNPISIKKMSEFLIKSITK, encoded by the coding sequence ATGGCACGCACTGTAGAATTTAATGAGGCTGAAACAATCGAAAAGGCGATGAACGTCTTTTGGGAGAAAGGCTATCATGGTACTTCAATGCAGGATCTGGTGGAAGCGATGCAGATCAACCGCAGCAGTTTATACAATACGATAGGCGACAAGCACTGCCTGTTCCTGAAATGCATCAGCAATTATGCAGAAGCCGGAATGGCGGAAGTGAAGGCGAAAGCGGCCAGGGAAACTTCGGCGTTGCAGGCAATCATTAATATAATCCGTGACAAGGCGGCGTGGGTGGTGGATTGTGAGAAAGGCTGCCTGGGTGTAAAGACCATTTTTGAAATTGCCCCGGAAGATGCACAGGTGCGGAACCTTTTGAACAAGAACAATGAGATGTACCTCGAATTCCTGACCAGCCTGGTCCAGAAAGCCATCGATGATAAGGAATTGGACAGCAGGGAGGATGCAGCACTGGTTGCAGAATATATCATGACGACATTTACGGGATGGAAGCAGGCCTATATTTTACACGGCAACCCAATATCGATTAAGAAGATGTCGGAATTCCTGATTAAGAGTATTACCAAATAG
- a CDS encoding efflux RND transporter periplasmic adaptor subunit: MKTMLSLSLMALILIGCANKNEDAPTAPPATLPVLDVALQSASTDTEFPVAIQGKNDVEIRPQVNGTLDKIYVDEGAYVNQGSPLFKINDNVYRQQLNNAVAGLNAAEAALVNAQLEVDKLTPLTQNKVVSDYQLKTAKANVGIAKANVSAGKAAVAAAQINLDYTLIKAPVSGYIGRLPKKQGSLVGTADPEALTRVSDTKEVYAYFSLGENDFINFKSSHNGATINDKLKNLPPVSLVLSDESVYPQNGKIDMVDGQFDKTTGAITLRAKFPNANGLLRSGNTGKVRISMAQENTIVIPQDATVEIQDKLYVFVVDKKNAVARQPISISGKSGNNYLVKDGIKSGDRIVLKGFENLPDGAVINPETPKKSVAKI, encoded by the coding sequence ATGAAAACAATGCTTTCCTTAAGCCTGATGGCTTTAATCTTAATCGGTTGTGCCAATAAAAATGAAGACGCACCAACTGCTCCCCCGGCGACGCTGCCTGTTTTGGACGTGGCGCTCCAATCGGCTTCGACCGATACTGAATTTCCTGTGGCCATACAGGGTAAAAACGATGTGGAGATCCGTCCGCAGGTTAATGGTACTTTAGATAAAATTTATGTTGATGAAGGGGCGTATGTAAACCAGGGATCACCTTTATTCAAGATCAATGACAATGTTTACCGCCAGCAACTCAATAATGCGGTCGCCGGTTTAAATGCTGCCGAAGCTGCTTTGGTAAATGCTCAATTGGAAGTCGATAAACTGACGCCTTTGACACAAAATAAAGTCGTTTCCGATTATCAATTGAAAACTGCCAAAGCCAATGTAGGTATTGCCAAAGCCAATGTGTCTGCAGGAAAAGCCGCAGTGGCCGCTGCACAAATCAACCTGGATTATACCTTGATTAAAGCGCCGGTAAGCGGTTACATCGGAAGGCTGCCGAAGAAACAGGGAAGCCTTGTTGGGACTGCCGATCCGGAAGCCTTGACAAGGGTTTCGGATACAAAAGAAGTGTACGCCTATTTTTCTTTGGGTGAAAATGACTTCATCAACTTTAAGTCAAGCCACAACGGCGCGACCATTAATGACAAGTTGAAAAACCTGCCGCCGGTTTCGCTGGTGTTGTCCGATGAATCAGTTTACCCGCAAAACGGGAAAATCGACATGGTCGACGGGCAGTTCGATAAAACGACCGGAGCGATTACATTGCGCGCCAAATTCCCGAATGCAAACGGATTGCTGCGTTCCGGAAATACCGGAAAAGTTAGGATCAGCATGGCCCAGGAAAACACGATTGTGATTCCGCAGGATGCCACCGTGGAAATACAGGACAAATTGTATGTATTTGTCGTTGATAAAAAGAACGCCGTAGCCAGGCAACCGATCAGTATTTCAGGTAAAAGCGGAAATAATTACTTGGTAAAAGACGGGATCAAGAGCGGTGACCGCATAGTGTTAAAAGGCTTCGAAAATTTACCTGACGGGGCCGTAATTAATCCTGAAACACCTAAAAAATCAGTAGCCAAAATATAA